In a single window of the Ignavibacteria bacterium genome:
- the rpoZ gene encoding DNA-directed RNA polymerase subunit omega — MRITPLEIEEVESKAGNIYEAVVVAAKRARQLNDEQKLEYNQRVEPLIKADDDSDDTVVSKDKMNISVEFEQRPKTTEAGLNELLADGLEFRIRNENPED; from the coding sequence ATGAGAATAACCCCACTTGAAATTGAAGAAGTTGAATCAAAAGCGGGTAACATTTACGAAGCGGTTGTTGTTGCGGCAAAACGCGCAAGGCAGCTTAACGATGAACAGAAGCTGGAATACAACCAGAGAGTTGAGCCGCTGATAAAAGCAGATGATGACAGCGATGATACAGTTGTTAGCAAAGATAAAATGAATATCAGTGTTGAATTTGAACAGAGACCCAAAACCACGGAAGCCGGACTCAATGAGCTTCTTGCTGATGGACTTGAGTTCAGAATTAGAAACGAAAATCCGGAAGATTAA
- the gmk gene encoding guanylate kinase, whose protein sequence is MLFVICASSGAGKTTIIRELFKKFPGISFSVSATTRKKRPNETDGKDYHFISVEEFTRRKEAGEFIETEEVHGNFYGTLKSEAEPFLKNEGIMILDVDVKGALNIKNMYPEAITVFIDVPFDELVRRLRSRNTETEEEIQKRSSRIKMEAGLKDKFDYIVDNSSGIENAVKETEKIINKYIKH, encoded by the coding sequence ATGCTCTTTGTAATTTGCGCATCAAGCGGAGCAGGTAAAACAACAATTATCAGGGAATTATTTAAAAAATTCCCCGGAATTTCTTTTTCTGTATCCGCTACAACCAGGAAAAAACGACCCAATGAAACCGACGGTAAGGATTATCATTTCATTTCCGTGGAAGAGTTCACAAGGCGCAAAGAAGCCGGCGAATTTATCGAAACCGAAGAAGTGCACGGCAATTTTTACGGCACATTAAAAAGTGAAGCTGAACCGTTCCTTAAAAACGAAGGAATAATGATACTGGATGTAGATGTTAAAGGCGCGCTGAACATTAAAAATATGTACCCTGAAGCTATCACGGTTTTTATTGATGTTCCTTTTGATGAGCTTGTAAGAAGGCTAAGAAGCCGTAACACAGAAACCGAAGAGGAGATACAAAAACGCTCTTCACGTATCAAAATGGAAGCGGGACTGAAAGATAAGTTCGACTACATTGTAGATAACAGCAGCGGCATTGAAAATGCCGTTAAGGAAACTGAAAAAATAATAAATAAATATATAAAGCATTAA